One segment of Oreochromis niloticus isolate F11D_XX linkage group LG8, O_niloticus_UMD_NMBU, whole genome shotgun sequence DNA contains the following:
- the cript gene encoding cysteine-rich PDZ-binding protein: MVCEKCEKKLGKVITPDTWKDGARNTTESGGRKLNENKMLTSKKARFDPYSKSGFAICRICKSSVHQAGSHYCQGCAYKKGICAMCGKKVLDTKNYKQTSV; encoded by the exons ATGGTTTGTGAAAAGT GTGAGAAGAAGCTCGGTAAGGTCATCACTCCTGACACCTGGAAGGATGGAGCCCGGAATACAACAG AGAGTGGTGGGCGCAAACTAAATGAGAATAAGATGTTGACTTCTAAGAAAGCCAG GTTCGACCCTTACAGCAAGTCCGGCTTTGCTATCTGCAGGATCTGCAAGAGCTCAGTTCATCAGGCTGGATCACACTACTGCCAGGGCTGTGCATACAAGAAAG GAATCTGTGCAATGTGTGGAAAGAAGGTTTTGGACACCAAGAACTACAAACAGACGTCTGTGTAA
- the pigf gene encoding phosphatidylinositol-glycan biosynthesis class F protein has translation MWDHEIRAMASTHAIIAASVFMATVLPAVLVPGFSVYGTHLLWLYSVSAAVTAVSVAVFWLLGITPPAKKHTLGYKLSRLLRSCLYFFLSCLFFHTVVVLYGAPLIESALETFSLAVLLTSLTTLRCLCVLGPNVQAWIRVFSRHGAMSVWDTCLQITVACTLVGAWVGAFPIPLDWDRPWQVWPVSCSFGSLFGYLTGLVAAPAWIHYHRKQLTYKCK, from the exons ATGTGGGACCATGAAATCAGAGCCATGGCGTCCACTCACGCTATCATCGCCGCTTCGGTGTTCATGGCGACGGTGCTACCTGCTGTGCTCGTACCGGGCTTCTCGGTGTACGGCACACACCTGCTGTGGCTCTACTCGGTGTCCGCTGCGGTCACCGCGGTCAGCGTGGCCGTGTTCTGGCTGCTCGGGATCACACCGCCCGCCAAGAAGCACACGCTGGGATACAAG ctgtCGAGGTTGCTTCGCTCCTGCCTGTACTTCTTCCTGTCGTGCCTGTTCTTCCACACTGTTGTTGTCTTATACGGAGCTCCACTGATCGA ATCTGCCTTAGAAACATTCTCCCTTGCTGTGCTGCTGACTTCGTTAACCACGCTGAGGTGTCTCTGTGTCCTCGGCCCCAACGTCCAGGCCTGGATACGAGTCTTCAGTCGCCACGG AGCTATGTCTGTGTGGGACACCTGTCTGCAGATCACTGTGGCCTGCACACTTGTTGGAGCCTGGGTCGGAGCATTCCCCATACCTCTGGACTGGGATAGGCCCTGGCAG GTCTGGCCTGTTTCCTGCAGTTTTGGCTCTTTGTTCGGCTACTTGACCGGGCTTGTTGCAGCTCCAGCGTGGATCCATTATCACCGCAAACAGCTCACATACAAGTGCAAGTGA